Genomic DNA from Oryza sativa Japonica Group chromosome 5, ASM3414082v1:
tatgtaggcatataattttacatattttataaaagtttttgaataagacgaacggtcaaacatgtgctaaaaagtcaatggtgtcaaacatttcaaaataGATGGAGTACAAATCAATCAAACTATCAAAGCCAGGTTTCAAATCTCCAGCATATATAGCTGCCGCTATATTCGAAGATAATTGTTTGAGCAAGGTCTAGCTAATTTATCTAGTATACTATATGacgtcattgactttttaaatacAATTGATCATTCATGttgtttaaaatatttatataatcattatttattttattatgatttgatttattattaaatattcgacttaatttttttatatttacacaaaactTTTTGACTAAAACGAATGTTCGAGCATTTattaaaaatcaacggtgtcatatattaaaaaaataaatatagtacAATTTAGTTTATTATTAACTGTTTGAAAGAGTATACCTCTAATTAAATATCTTAACCCGTTATTTAAAACACGGATCAAAGCTACCAacatcatgaattcatgatcaacTCTGATCATTCGATCATCTGAATGTGTGTAGCTGAGAAGCTCAAGATCAGCTACCTGAGCCCGTACATGGAGTCGTCGGGCTCCGACTTCACCTCCGGCGTCAACTTCGCGGTGGCCGGAGCGGCGGTGACGCAGAAGAGCGCCATCCCGCTCGGCCTCGACACGCAGGTCAACCAGTTCCTCCACTTCAAGAACCGCACCCGCGAGCTCCGGCCGCGCGGCGCCGGCTCCATGATCGCCGAGAGCGAGTTCCGCGACGCCGTCTACGCCATCGACATCGGCCAGAACGACATCACGCTCGCGTTCCTCGCCAACCTCACGCTGCCCGAGGTCGAGCGggagctcgccgcctccgccgccatggtcgccgacgccgtccgCGCGCTGCGCGCGAGCGGCGCCCGCAAGTTCTGGGTGTACAACACGGGGCCCATCGGCTGCCTCCCCCAAACGCTGGCGCTGCGGCAGAAGCccggcgacgagctcgacgccgccggctGCCTCGCCGAGTACAACGCCGCGGCGAGGTCGTTcaacgccgagctcgccgccgcgtgccgaCGCCTCGccgcggagctcggcggcggcgaggacggcgccaCGGTGGTGTGCACCGACATGTACGCGATCAAGTACGAGCTGTTCGCCAACCACAGCAGGTACGGCTTCGAGCGGCCGCTGATGGCGTGCTGCGGCCATGGCGGGCCGCCGTACAACTACGCCAACCTCAAGACGTGCGGgcagccgacggcgacggcgtgcccGGAGGGGGAGAGGCACGTCATCTGGGACGGCGTGCACTACACGGAGGACGCCAACGCCATCGTCGCCCGCAAGATACTCTCCGGCGACTTCTCCTCGCCGCGCACCAAGCTCAAGGCGCTCTGCAAGTGATGAAGAAGACTTCTGCACCGACgaccaaattaattaagttgataATTAACCGAGGTTGCATGTTAACCTGTGATTAATTAAGAAATTAATTAGATGAATAAAATGACTGGAATTTGCTTTCGGTCACAATAAAATGCGAACAATCTCGATTCATATCTTACAGTGCATCTTATGTATTGCCGTATAAAAAGGGCACATGTCATAGTTCCATGCTGGGTTCACACCCTCTGCTACTATTAGGGGTAAATGGTAGAGACAAACAGTAAAATGTGAGGAGCGAAACAGTGAAGAGTActgtttaattattttattgaaATTACCGCAGCAATTTGATCTCGTGTATCCAAACTTGATCCAACGGCTATAAATAGCTAATGGCATGGATCACTGTAGTTCTATGCGATATGATCCCTTCCATGCTTGGTATTCATAACTACTAGTAGAATTTTATTTTGTTGCTAGAATATTTTTAACAAACATTTTTAACGAGTTCGAATTGTAAAAAGTGCTCCATTATATGATTGGAAAACTAACAGTACTAATGCGACACACTTCCCAGAACTGGACGATTTCTACGCAGCTTTCTTTATATACTAATTTCTTTGAAAATGCTTTAAATCCATTTTATATTTCATAACAGTTAATTAATTCGTTTATATCCTCAAACGctaatcacaaaatcatccagcTAGTTTTCGGTCTCCTCATcatctttaaaaaattatagtttAAGTTTGATAATATACGTTATATATTAATTTAGTGATTAAATATCGGTTAATATGTCTTAATGGACAATTTAATATGTTCCTCTTCTTCTATCttcccccttcttcctcattACCTTCATTATTTTTTCTCTACGTCTATCATAGTGGACAACGGTAAGAAAACAGACGGCTAGTAGTTGCCAATCATAACCCATTTCCCATTCCTTGTACCCTTAAGTGCGCCGTTGGCTATGTCTCTCTCATTCTACCAAAGGTCGTCACCTTCCAAGAAACCTCTACCGCCTACATAGGCTCTCCCATACTTGGTAGTCACTAACGATGTTAAGTATTACTCGGTTTGTGCTTGTTGTTGGCTTAGGGCATGTCTATTGCAGGTGATGCTAAATTTGCCACATCATTACAATATCAAACAAGTATTGGATTTCATTTTTCTTATCTAGTGTGCTCGCACCGATGCTAACATCCGATGATGCTAATATTAGGTGGACTCATTGGTGCAAGGATGAGTTGAGCTTGGGAGAAAGAAAACGGATAAACCAAATGGGAAAAATTATTCATAAGATTTATTGTGTCTACATTTCACAAAGTAGATGGTATTTTGTATAgggaataaaattttcagaaaacTTGATCCTTTTGCAAGTGTCCTAAGTTACAATCTAATTCTCTCTATCAAAACTacagtagaaaaaaaacaaatgccaCACCACTATAGTGATCTCTATATCcaaacacaaaaaagaaaaaccacaaGACCATGGCCCTATTTGGAAGATTAGCCCATggctaattttgagagctaatgtttactcttgaattggtaggctaaacattagtCTATGGTGATATGTATGGATTCATGAGCTAATTTAGggctaaaaggtggagagaaagtagagaggagagagagagggtgataGGGTTGCCTTTTGATGGTCCTCACAgaaaattagccccattagcaTCCCTTGTaggggctaatgttttgaggTGGGGCTAATTCACTTTAGCCACAAATTAGTCTACCTGTTTGGATCCTTGGAGGCTAATTCAGGACTAAAAGATGGGGGGGGCTAATAATTAGCCCATGGAACCAAACAGGGCCCATCTCGCATCTATCTCTTTCCACCCAACTAAACGTGCACTAACATCCCATGTGAGTTCACGGTGGATGAAGGTTAAAGTTGGGCGCGAAAAAACAtaagtgcatgattaattgagttttaactattacaaatttagaaaaaacatatctgttttatatttttaagtaatttctatatataaaactGTTTACACGAAAAATATCGTTGAATCCTTGGAATGAAAAAatgaaggaatagaaaaaacacatgattatAATAGGAATGGaaatgtaaaacaaaagattGTAAAACACATAAATGATCATTTGATTGGAcagtaggaaaaacacaggaattagaTGAGAGATATAGACTCAAAAGAAAATTTCcctcttgctaagtttcctGCAAAGTCTCTATAAGATTGTCAATTTcttaggaattttaaaggattagatatgattcaatcctttgattcaaaggctTTTATAAATATCCTCTAaaatcctatatacctatacaaatCATCCCCACTACTACAATTCTCTGCTTCCTGGTGCTTCCACGTCACCCTTTTTATCCCCACCGTTGGATAAGCATCGAGCGCTTCCTTCTTTCCGCatcgctcctctcctcccctctcccgcaTCGCTACACGCCggccccacctcctctcccgcatcgctcccctcctcccatctcccGCATCGCTACTCGCCggccccacctcctctcccgcatcgctcccctcctctcctctcccacatCGCGCTGCTCCGCCGGCCCACGCGCATCGACTCCCTTCTCCTGCAtcgctcctcccctctcccgcaTCTCGCGcagccgcccccccccccaccgAATCCACGCCGCACCGCATCCACGCTGCATCCCACTTCACCTCCTCCTCTTGCGCCACTCTTCGCCTCCCCCCTTCCCCCCTCAGCGCCACCCAGCCCTCGCTTGTGCGACCCACACCGCCCCCAACGACGGTTGCCTGTCCTTCTCCCGCGCCGTTCCGATTCCATATCCGAGAGAAGCGAAACGACCGCCGCCCACTAAAACCAGACTTCATCACCGTCATCAAGACATTAATTTTGTTTGCTCATAACGCCATGGCGATATCATTGTGGCCCTTCGCTTATATTGCCAATGAAATTCTGCAATCCACCTCCACCAACTGCTTCGTTTCATCTGAATCTCATTGCATAGTTATTCGGAGTACAATGATCTTCTGATAGGTTTTTTCATCAGTTTGAATCTTTCATGTCTACAGAAGGGTATTTGTTTATGTGGTACCGATGGCCTTCCTTTTGAATTTGTTTTGTGGCTCCTGTGGATTTTCATTCAGGAAAGATAAATCTGGTATGTGCCTCTTCTCCCTTATGCTTTCACCCGGCTTTTGTTTCTTTCTACTCTTGATGATGAATGCTCAATTTGACCTATTATCTTTTTGTAAGTTCAACAATTGTTTACAAGATAAGTTCAGTTTGATTTTATTCAGTAATAGTACACCTATTTATTTCGACTTATAGGATTCGTTGGTTTATGCTCTCGGGTAGAATGGATAATACGGCAGGttcttctcaaccaattatACGTCGTCGTGGTCGACCACGCCGGCAGCCTTCTAATATCCCGATCCCACGTCCTAATCAACCTGTTGCTGCTGAATCTCGACGTAGGCGTAGGCAAGTTATCGATACAAATAGGAACAGAGGTTTGTTAGAAGATTAACATTCCTACAAGTTGTCAGTATTTTATGCAGACAAAAAAAATGACTCACATTATCAATTTCATCATTTTTCCCTAGCATCAACCTCTGCAGATCAACGAATATTACGCCCACGGTTAATTGGTGAATCTTCTAATTCTAATCATATAGCACAAAATGAACCCCATATTCGTATTGGTTCATCTACATCCAATCAATTATTCAATCACAGGCGTAAGTTGTCTTTTTTACTCCTAGGATCTAACCACTTTAAGGTATCCATTTGCTGTAAAGATTCCTTCACATATACCCATGACACACCTTTCAGGCACTATATTTGAACCATTGAATCTTGGTGGTCCACATCATTCTTGCAGCCACTGTGGTGCTTTTTTTTGGTATGAGGAGCGAATACGTAGAGAGAGACATACTTCAAATCCATCATATAATTTGTGTTGCAAAGGTGGGAGAATATGGCTGCCACCCTACCAACCTCCTCCACAGCCATTGTTGGATTTATTGACCTCACAAAACAGCACTCTTTCTAACCACTTCTTTGATCATATTCGGCAATACAATAGCATGTTTGCAATTACTTCAATGGGAGCTAAAATTAATGAGTCCATAAATGATGGAAGAGCACCATATGTTTTCAAAATTAGTGGTCAAGTCTGTCATCGAATTGGTTCTTTGCTCCCACCACAAGGTCATCGTCCAGAATATGcacaattatatatttttgataCAGAACATGAGATCTCAAACCGGATCAATGTTGCTTCATCTCCCCATGTCACTTTCCATGCTAATGAACAAATTGTTGCATCCTTGATAGAAATGTTGAATACAAATAATCCCATTGTTCAACTATTCAGAACAGCACATGAAAGAATATCCCTAGACGCATCTGATCAATTTTGCATAAGGTTATTTGGTAAGCCGGATGCACATGGAGATATTTATAGTGCTCCAGTCGCTTCTGAAGTTGTTGGCCTGATTGTTGGTGATGTTGGATCAGCTGATGTAGGGCGAGATATTATAATCCAAGATCGTGCATCACGTTTGCAGCGAATCAATGAAAATCACCGCAAGTTTATGGCCATGCAATATCCACTGTTGTTCCCATATGGAGAGGATGGTTATCATGAAAACCTCACATATCGTACAATAGCACGCACTCAATCCATGCAACGGAATAAAGTTACAATGCTAGAGTGCTATGCATATAGGTTGCATGATAGGCCAGGAGACTTCAATACACCGTTACGGTGTAAAAGGCTAACACAATCTTATGAAGTAGATTCTTATTGTTGTGTCGAGGGGAGCCGGATAGCACATTATTGCACACCAGCCTTCCAAAGTAAATATAGATCATCACCATTCAACTCATTGATTAATTCTGTCTCAAGAGGTATTACATCTGGATCTTCTATTGGGCAAAGGATAATATTGCCAGCTTCATTTACCGGAGGACCTCGGTATTTGTATCAAAATTATCAAGATTCTATTGCTATTTGTAGAAAATATGGTTGCCCTGATCTTTTTTTGACATTCACATCGAATTCTGCTTGGCCTGAAATTAGAGAAGCTTTAGCATTAATTCCTGGCCAACAACCTTCCGATCGTCCAGATATTGTCAATAGGGTTTTCAAAATGAAGCTCAATATTTTAATGGATGATATAAAGAAGCACAAATTTTTTGGCCCTATAAATGcaggtatcaaattttacattggtttccaaaatataaattttcCTTTCTCTTCCTTTTGTAGGTTTAAACATGCATGTTACCACCATGCAACCCTTAAAACATATCTTTTTTCATGCAGTTATCTATACAATCGAATTTTAGAAACGTGGTTTACCTCATGTTCACATCATCATATGGTTGGCCAAAACAGAACCCTTAGATTCCAAGAAGATTGATCATTATATTTCAGCTCAATTACCAGATCCTGCAATTGACCAAATAGGATTTGAGGCTGTATCTTCTTTTATGGTGCATGGACCTTGCGGTCCTCACAACACTTCTTCAATCTGCATGTCTGAAGGAAAATGCACAAAATTCTACCCTAAGGAATTCTGTGAAGAAACAACTATATTAGAAAATGGTTTTACACAGTATGCACGTCCAAACAATGGAAGAACTGTTACAAAAAATGGAGTTGACGTTGATAACAGATTTGTGGTTCCTCATAATGTTGATTTGGTTGTGAAGTTTCAGGCACATATAAATCTAGAGAAAGTTAATTATGATGGCATGCACAAATATCTTTTTAAGTATGTAACAAAGGGATTTGATTGTTCAAGGGTTGGAATTCACTCTAATTCAGGATCACAATCATCAAGTGAAACTATCAATGAAATAGATAATTATCTAGAATGTCGTTGTGTCACTCCAAATGATGCTGCTTGGCGATTGCAACAATTTGACATCCACCACACAGATCCCTCCGTAGAACGCCTTCTTGTCCATCTCCCATTTGAGAATAATGTTATTTTCACAGAAGATGATAATCTTGAAGAGGTCATTGAAGATCCAAACAGCTCTACAACCAAACTAACTGCATGGTTAGAAGCTAATAGGGAGAACCCTTCTGCTAGGCAACTTACATATATAGAATTCCCTGAACATTGGACATGGCACAATCAAGGCAAATATTGGGATGGTCGTCGTGGTTCTCAATGTAGAATTGGCCGCATTGCTTATGTAAACCCTTCACAAGGAGAAGCTTACTATCTGCGAATGCTACTGCACATCGTTAAGGGCCCTAGATCCTTTGCTGAAATCAGAACTATATCAGGTCATGAATATCCTACATTTCGGGCAGCATGTGAAGCATTAGGTCTCCTTGGTGATGACCAAGAGTGGTCAAATGCTTTGAAAGATGCAGCTCAATGAGCCTTACCATCCCAACTGCGACAACTTTTTGTTACAATGTTACTCTTTTGTGAGGTAACAAATCCTACAAGACTTTTCAGTGAACATGAATCATATATGAGCGAAGATATATCATATAGAATGCCCCGCAACACTTCTCAGGCCAGCAGCTCCACCAATCCTTATGTTAGATCTGTTCTTCTCATTAAGTTAGATAAACTGCTAAGAGATGCTGGCTATGACTTATCCCATTTTAGTTTGCCACTACCAGATGATATTGGAAGTGTTTTAGCACAGAATAGACTTATACTAGATGAGCTCAGCTACGATGTTTATAACATGCCATCCACTATAGATGAAGCTATTTCAGGTTTGAATAACAGCCAGAAGGAAGTTTTTAATGCTATTTATAATTCTGCCATCAATAATGAAGGACGGACTTTCTTTGTTTATGGATATGGAGGAACCAGAAAAACATTCTTATGGAcaactttgcttaattctataagaAGCCAGGGAAAGATAGCATTAGTTGTTGCATCATCGGGAATTGCATCCTTGCTGCTTCCTGGTGGAAGAACACCTCATTCCCGTTTCAAAATCCCATTGGAAATCTCTCAAAATTCAATGTGCAGTATaaagaaaaatacaaatttaGCTGAACTGATCCAAAAAACATCTCTCATTGTGTGGGATGAAGCTCCTGTTAATCATAAATATTGCTTTGAGTCATTGGATCGAACTCTACGAGATATATTGTCTGAAACAAACCCAAATTCATTAGACAAACAATTTGGTGGTATAACAGTAGTTCTTGGTGGAGATTTCAGGCAGACACTGCCAGTCATCCAAAATGCTACAAAGCAACAGATTTTGAGATCATGCATTGTTAACTCTTATTTGTGGAATAAGTGCATACTTATTGAGTTAACTGAAAATATGAGGCTTACCTCTGCATCTATTTCCGCACAAGATAGAGAAGAGTTAAGAAATTTTTCTAATTGGCTTTTGAAAATAGGAAATGGCACAGAACCTTTTGTTGATGTCCCAGAGCAACTAACGAACATGTTCATAGAGATGCCTCAGTCCCTTCTTCTATCACCAGACTGTAGGAATCTAGATGGATTGATTTCTTTTGTCTACAACTTAGGATGTCAACCATCAAATCTTACATCATATCTGTGTGAGCGTGCAATTTTAGCACCTACAAATGAGGTGGTTTCAGAAATAAACAATAGAATGATTGCTCAGTTAGAAGCGAGTGAGATGTCATATTATAGCTCAGATTCAATTGATGACAGTTCTACTAACTGTACTGCTATAGAGGCACTATATCCAACAGAGTTTCTAAACACAATTTCTATAAATGGACTTCCAGAACATGTGCTGCACTTGAAAATTGGTGTTCCTATAATGCTTTTGCGTAATCTAGATCCATCAATAGGACTCTGCAATGGGACTAGGCTCATTGTCACACAACTAACAAGCCGTGTGATAGAGGGAGAAATAAACACAGGAAAAGCGAAAGGTACAAAAGCATATATTCCTCGCATTGTTACAACATTAACTCAATCCAAGTGGCCTTTCAAATTGCGGCGTCGACAATTTCCAATACATCTTTCATATGCTATGACAATAAATAAGAGCCAAGGACAGACCTTGAGCAGAGTTGGAGTCTATCTACCTTCACCTGTGTTCTCCCATGGTCAATTATATGTTGCATTCTCGAGAGTGACTTCACCTAATGGTTTGAAAGTTCTAATAGAGAACAGCCCTGCTTCTTATGAAAATTGCACACACAATGTAGTATATTCCGAGGTATTCAACCTAATAAATAGAAACAGGAACTGATAAGGTATATTGTGATGCATAGGTTGGTTTCGTTATTAGTTTTGTAAATATAATGTTTTACTGTACTTCAATTTCCATATTTTGCTCAGTACgtatgacggagcgtggggctcctcaccaggagactgcgcaggcccccctttgccggttcggccgggggcactAAGTGAGGTTcctcgccctcgatctgaggaacgtcagcgagagaagaagtgcacaagacacgggcgacgtagacaggttcgggccgctgagaagcgtaacaccctacttcTGTGTTAtggtggatctgtgcgtgaaggaataccgagagccggagagcgagagagagttcagacTCTAGAACCCCCCCTTcctcccttttttcttttcttcccttttttcctccttttttttcctccttttttttttctctccctcctaggcctgggcctcctttttatctggtcaggggtcaccacaagggcctctagctgcctaagaagggaaacatgctttttacaatgagggctagtctacagccggaagtgacctctgatgtcacagcctgaatttccgttttaggatttataaattatttaataaattattaatagaatttatattaaatgttcattaatttacaagtgaagttaaatgtgggaaataaaatttcctaaatgtaaagcatggttggatttaatttttattaaattctccatgattaattatactctctgaaattttctcggaattttcggagctcaattcctaatgttAATAATATAAAGAACAGtttagcaattatttaaataataaattaatcattaaatgatctggatattattatattaaatactttgagtgtccaagtatgttcaagatttttcttggaattatttgagcattggaagtatttttaacaattgaaagatcatctggttggttaatttatttggaaaagtaaataaaagtcctcctcctcagcttgggccgaatccagcccattccctcctttcccctctcccttcctctcagcccaGATAAAGTCTGTTTGACCTCCCTGTCGCTACagtactccatcttcctcctccagacagagccgagccagccgtgctcgtgcacagtgccgccgcctcctcccaccaatCCGACCCCCCGTTgctcctctttccaaattagttgcgggaatggaatcccctcaatctcctcttccttttccccaagaaatccccaaaattttctatggaaattctttccaatttcgcggatcaaatccttcctttttccggcgagaaccctagactttcccgagtttttcccgtcgtTGTGGGCTTGATCCCGAGCTCCCGtgcctatataaaggaccccctagtcgtcctctacccatcccctcaagtcccgtccgccgccgtcgccggaaacgctctccccgcgctctccttctctctccaaacgccggcgccgctccagccgtcccTAGACGCCGCCTCATCTGCCTCCTtcctgcgccgccacctccatcggctccGCAAGGTCGagctccaccccggccgccgTTCCCCTTGCGCCGAAACTTCGCCGGAAGCCGTCCTCGCCATGAACCATTGGGTTGCTGTCATGTTCCGATCTCCAGCCGCAGCTAGCAGCCGCCTTAGCCGCCGCATttggtcgccgctgccgccgttgggttcgcaAGAAGGAGAGGGAGCCCGGCAGCCATCTCCCCGAAGCCGAAATCCACCAGAGTtccatcgtcgccgtcaacccgaagctcgccgtcgcgttttgatctccggcgaagccctgctgctcCTCCCGTCATCGCCAAgcttcgccgctgcctccattGGATTCGCAGCTGCGAAGTGAAGCCCGGCCACCCCTCCGTTGTCGCCGCACATCGCCGGAAAGTCGTCGCCTCCGTGGACAGTACCTCGCCGCCCTTCGAAGCTCGTCGCCGGTTATCTTCCGTTGCCGTTCGTCGTCGCATAAATGGTGGTAAGAGTCACTTTGATCCCCTCTCgctcccggtgccctccgtttgcgttaTTGTGCCGTGGTTCGCTTGCAAGATTAATCTTAGCCGTCCAAAATTGATATAAATCCGTTCTTTATTTTCAAtgacatattattcctttttaatatatgtcatctaccaaatatgatcTAATCTTTTTCCGGAGGATGTTTTAATCTTCTGTCTCagctataaatcatttgtaaattgtttgattaatttggaatagtcttttctttaataggtttaattggaatttaatcttgtaaaatttgtaactaattcatatgaaatcagaatgaggccgttcaagtctcataattcatctaaaattatagtctacatgtttgtttactttttatgtattgtttatttggtttttattagtcttttttcctcgttttgcgtgttagcttgtcgtttccgtcgttgcgaaggttcgcgagtgcgccggaagtattcaagaagattaattgaagaccgattattgcaaggcaagtcacatagatcctaaacacaatcctttgagcatgttgatcctatatttaaattctct
This window encodes:
- the LOC9270563 gene encoding GDSL esterase/lipase At1g09390, giving the protein MRMRGSRIALLLLMLLQCGGLPGIAVGRCVVFNFGDSNSDTGSLPAAFGFYLGPPAGRRFFHRQTGRWSDGRLYIDFIAEKLKISYLSPYMESSGSDFTSGVNFAVAGAAVTQKSAIPLGLDTQVNQFLHFKNRTRELRPRGAGSMIAESEFRDAVYAIDIGQNDITLAFLANLTLPEVERELAASAAMVADAVRALRASGARKFWVYNTGPIGCLPQTLALRQKPGDELDAAGCLAEYNAAARSFNAELAAACRRLAAELGGGEDGATVVCTDMYAIKYELFANHSRYGFERPLMACCGHGGPPYNYANLKTCGQPTATACPEGERHVIWDGVHYTEDANAIVARKILSGDFSSPRTKLKALCK